From the genome of Brevibacterium sp. JSBI002, one region includes:
- a CDS encoding aspartate dehydrogenase domain-containing protein: MTNGAIGGLDVLEAAAQADGLDSVEITTSKEASGLIRPWMSESEAERLRGLRPEDGPLTVFEGNPAEAIEKFPANVNIAVALAWATRGLGSAAPASDSGARAASTETAPEHTDADLLGASLERVRVVLHAVAGQTQSAHRIRASGSAGEFAFDIRSTPSPENPATSGLTALSVARTLRNVLTE; encoded by the coding sequence GTGACCAATGGGGCGATCGGCGGACTCGATGTGCTCGAGGCGGCGGCTCAGGCCGATGGCCTCGACAGCGTCGAAATCACCACCTCGAAGGAGGCGAGCGGACTCATCCGCCCGTGGATGTCTGAGTCCGAAGCCGAGCGTCTGCGCGGCCTCCGCCCCGAGGACGGCCCTCTGACGGTGTTTGAGGGCAATCCCGCCGAGGCGATCGAGAAGTTCCCAGCCAATGTCAATATCGCCGTCGCCCTCGCTTGGGCCACCCGCGGACTGGGCTCTGCTGCACCGGCCTCAGACTCAGGAGCCAGAGCGGCGTCGACCGAGACCGCACCCGAACATACCGATGCCGACTTACTCGGTGCCTCGTTGGAGAGGGTGCGGGTCGTGCTCCATGCGGTTGCCGGTCAAACCCAGTCCGCCCACCGAATCCGGGCGTCGGGGTCGGCAGGGGAATTCGCGTTCGACATCCGGTCGACGCCCAGCCCGGAGAACCCTGCCACCAGCGGGCTGACGGCCCTGTCCGTCGCCCGGACCCTGCGCAACGTGTTGACGGAGTGA
- a CDS encoding BCCT family transporter: protein MAVSGVDKGIKFLSILNVVLAIVLSLWVLVAGNTKFLLNAFVLNVTDFVRLFPNMAGQTFAFEDTGTWMTDWTLFFWAWWIAFASFVGLFLARISRGRTIRQFVLGTLTIPFIYIFMWISIYGNSALDIIRSGDKKFGESVMLSPEGGFYDLLSRYPAFAVIAALATITALLFYVTTADSAALVMANLSSNLRNPAEDGRAGLRIFWALSTGALTVAMLLVGGIGALQSATVIMGLPFAFVVILVMIGLYKALRVEANRVDSVDTTLPGSLARRSRGPGHETWQRQLGRVLSFPNKSRAEEFEQKVLIPTLHEVAEEMEGRGISSRCGRVDSEGVFVDDGELFQFEVDGDGEYPFRYQVWPHKVSVPSFGGMVPRGTGEDYYRMEVYLDGGTGQGYDIMGFSKEQIIDDVLDQYERHVEFLQLQENITHRDD from the coding sequence TTGGCAGTCTCAGGTGTGGACAAGGGAATCAAGTTCCTGTCCATCCTCAACGTCGTCCTCGCGATCGTGCTGAGCCTCTGGGTGCTCGTGGCCGGAAACACGAAGTTCCTGCTCAATGCCTTCGTCCTCAACGTCACGGATTTCGTTCGTCTGTTTCCGAACATGGCCGGTCAGACCTTCGCCTTCGAAGACACCGGAACCTGGATGACCGACTGGACCCTGTTCTTCTGGGCCTGGTGGATCGCCTTCGCCTCGTTCGTCGGACTCTTCCTCGCCCGCATCTCCCGCGGACGCACCATCCGCCAGTTCGTGCTGGGCACCCTGACGATTCCGTTCATCTACATCTTCATGTGGATCTCGATCTACGGAAACTCTGCCCTGGACATCATCCGCAGCGGAGACAAGAAGTTCGGCGAGTCGGTCATGCTCAGCCCTGAGGGCGGGTTCTACGACCTGCTCTCACGCTACCCGGCGTTCGCCGTCATCGCCGCTCTGGCTACGATCACGGCGCTGCTGTTCTACGTCACCACCGCTGATTCCGCGGCTCTGGTGATGGCGAACCTGTCGTCGAACCTGCGCAATCCCGCCGAAGACGGACGCGCCGGACTGCGCATCTTCTGGGCTCTGTCGACCGGAGCCCTGACGGTGGCGATGCTGCTCGTCGGGGGCATCGGCGCGCTGCAGAGCGCGACGGTGATCATGGGTCTGCCCTTCGCCTTCGTCGTCATCCTCGTCATGATCGGCCTGTACAAGGCCCTGCGAGTCGAGGCGAACCGCGTCGACAGCGTCGATACGACCCTGCCCGGCTCTCTGGCCCGCCGCTCCCGCGGCCCCGGCCACGAGACCTGGCAGCGTCAGCTCGGACGGGTGCTGTCCTTCCCCAACAAGTCACGTGCCGAGGAGTTCGAGCAGAAGGTCCTCATCCCCACCCTCCACGAGGTGGCCGAAGAGATGGAGGGCCGCGGAATCTCGTCACGCTGCGGTCGCGTCGACTCCGAAGGCGTGTTCGTCGACGACGGCGAACTCTTCCAGTTCGAAGTCGACGGAGACGGGGAGTACCCGTTCCGCTATCAGGTGTGGCCGCACAAGGTCAGCGTGCCGTCATTCGGCGGAATGGTCCCACGCGGAACCGGCGAGGACTACTACCGGATGGAGGTCTACCTCGACGGCGGCACCGGTCAGGGCTACGACATCATGGGCTTCTCGAAGGAGCAGATCATCGATGACGTGCTCGACCAGTACGAACGCCACGTCGAATTCCTCCAACTCCAGGAGAACATCACCCACCGCGATGACTGA
- a CDS encoding BCCT family transporter — protein sequence MSATVDTPPGDSKGDAKGKRPSLPPVNKRVFIAAALVALAITVWALISPTNAEAVLGAVVGWTSDWFGWFYVLLVLAVLVFVIYLAASRYGNTKLGPEHSKPEFGLVAWASMLFAAGISTDLMFFAVAEPVTMYLAPPSTDPETVNAARESTVWALFHYGLSGWGLYALMGMALAYFAYRMNMPLAIRSALAPIFGKRVHGALGETVDFAALLGTIFGVATSLGIGVVMVNVGLNTVFGIPIGTATQVGIVVVGVGVATVPWQSQVWTRESSSCPSSTSSSRSC from the coding sequence ATGTCAGCAACAGTCGACACCCCGCCGGGTGATTCGAAGGGAGATGCGAAGGGAAAGAGGCCGTCGCTGCCTCCTGTGAACAAACGGGTCTTCATCGCGGCAGCTCTGGTGGCACTGGCCATCACCGTGTGGGCGCTCATCTCACCGACCAACGCCGAGGCGGTCCTCGGCGCAGTCGTCGGCTGGACCTCTGATTGGTTCGGTTGGTTCTACGTCCTCCTCGTCCTCGCGGTCCTCGTCTTCGTCATCTACCTCGCGGCGTCCCGATACGGCAACACGAAGCTCGGCCCCGAGCATTCGAAGCCCGAATTCGGCCTCGTCGCGTGGGCGTCGATGCTGTTCGCCGCCGGCATCAGCACCGACCTCATGTTCTTCGCCGTTGCCGAGCCGGTCACGATGTACCTCGCTCCGCCGAGCACCGACCCTGAAACAGTCAACGCCGCGCGCGAATCCACCGTGTGGGCTCTCTTCCACTACGGCTTGAGCGGTTGGGGCCTCTATGCACTCATGGGCATGGCCCTGGCCTACTTCGCCTACCGGATGAACATGCCCCTGGCGATCCGCTCGGCACTGGCCCCGATCTTCGGCAAACGTGTCCACGGTGCTCTGGGTGAAACGGTCGACTTCGCTGCCCTGCTGGGCACTATCTTCGGTGTGGCCACCTCGTTGGGCATCGGCGTCGTCATGGTCAACGTCGGCCTCAACACCGTCTTCGGGATTCCGATCGGCACCGCCACCCAGGTCGGCATCGTCGTCGTCGGTGTCGGTGTCGCCACGGTGCCTTGGCAGTCTCAGGTGTGGACAAGGGAATCAAGTTCCTGTCCATCCTCAACGTCGTCCTCGCGATCGTGCTGA
- a CDS encoding short-chain fatty acid transporter: protein MSAPKPSTQVNAAASKGIMRPVNRFLEQWIPSALTFAIVLTLIVAVLAFIFTDAGPIDVITGWGEGLAGLLEFMTQMCLILLLGHILANTGPVRKLLAWLARVPGNATFAYVFVFVVAALASLITWGLGLVVGALLAREIAVQSRERGIKVHFPLLVAAGYSGFVVWHMGYSGSGPLTAATPDSFLAESLGGKTIPVSETIFAGWNLLAIAGVIIVCALLFFLVAPKSGAPVYELPASVSSEEQSQIDDEVVTPADRIDASRILTLVVGLALVAYLVIHFAQGGGLTLDIVNWSFLALILLLVRNPFELIHLTKEAASNVGEILLQFPLYAGILGIMSSTGLIAVFSDAFVSISNTTTFGVLALLSAGLVNFFVPSGGGQFAVQGPIMLDAANQLGVDPSIAIMAVSYGDQWTNMLQPFWALPVLAIAGLKMRDILGYTVITFLGAGVVMAAALLLVSL from the coding sequence ATGTCGGCACCGAAGCCGTCAACCCAGGTCAACGCAGCAGCCTCAAAAGGGATCATGCGGCCGGTCAACCGATTCCTCGAACAGTGGATACCGTCGGCACTGACCTTCGCCATCGTCCTCACCCTCATCGTCGCGGTCCTCGCGTTCATCTTCACCGATGCCGGACCCATCGATGTCATCACCGGCTGGGGTGAAGGTCTGGCCGGACTGCTCGAGTTCATGACGCAGATGTGTCTGATCCTCCTGCTCGGCCACATCCTCGCCAACACCGGCCCCGTGCGGAAGCTGCTGGCCTGGCTGGCCCGCGTCCCGGGCAACGCCACCTTCGCCTACGTCTTCGTCTTCGTCGTCGCAGCACTGGCCAGCCTCATCACCTGGGGACTCGGCCTCGTCGTCGGTGCCCTGCTGGCCCGCGAGATCGCCGTGCAGTCACGCGAACGCGGAATCAAGGTCCACTTCCCGCTGCTCGTCGCCGCCGGCTACTCCGGATTCGTCGTCTGGCATATGGGCTATTCGGGATCCGGCCCGCTGACCGCGGCCACCCCGGACTCCTTCCTCGCCGAATCCCTCGGCGGGAAGACGATCCCCGTGTCCGAGACGATCTTCGCCGGCTGGAACCTGTTGGCCATCGCCGGCGTCATCATCGTCTGCGCCCTCCTGTTCTTCCTCGTCGCACCCAAGTCGGGCGCACCCGTCTACGAACTGCCCGCCTCGGTGAGCTCGGAGGAACAGTCGCAGATCGACGATGAAGTCGTCACTCCCGCCGATCGCATCGACGCCTCCCGGATCCTCACTCTCGTCGTCGGCCTTGCCCTCGTCGCCTACCTCGTCATTCACTTCGCCCAAGGCGGCGGACTGACCCTCGACATCGTCAACTGGTCGTTCCTCGCCCTCATCCTGCTGCTCGTGCGCAACCCGTTCGAGCTCATCCACCTGACGAAGGAAGCCGCGTCGAACGTCGGCGAGATCCTCCTGCAGTTCCCGCTCTACGCCGGAATCCTCGGCATCATGTCCTCGACCGGACTCATCGCCGTGTTCTCCGATGCCTTCGTCTCGATCTCGAACACCACGACCTTCGGCGTCCTCGCCCTGCTCTCGGCCGGCCTCGTCAACTTCTTCGTCCCCTCCGGCGGCGGACAGTTCGCGGTGCAGGGACCGATCATGCTCGATGCCGCCAACCAGCTCGGCGTCGACCCGTCGATTGCGATCATGGCCGTGTCCTATGGTGATCAGTGGACGAATATGCTCCAGCCGTTCTGGGCGCTGCCGGTGCTCGCGATCGCCGGACTGAAGATGCGCGACATCCTCGGCTACACCGTCATCACGTTCCTCGGCGCAGGGGTGGTGATGGCTGCCGCGCTGCTCCTCGTCTCCCTGTGA
- a CDS encoding NAD-dependent succinate-semialdehyde dehydrogenase, which translates to MTTMYRVTNPATGEVAEEFPTATDSEILAALDRSSNAFTEWSQTPIAERAKLLTRVSEIYTERAEELAEAIQLEMGKSVPEGKGEVQLSSMIYKYFADNAEAFMADEPLRGPKDATAMIRRKPVGSLLGIMPWNFPYYQVARFAAPNLALGNTILLKHAPQCPRSAKLMEEIFINAGLPKDAYINIYASNEQVADIILPDPRNHGVSLTGSERAGAAVAAEAGKNLKKVVLELGGSDPYILLDTDDVQKSAKTFFNTRMGNTGQACNSPKRMIVMDDLYDDFVASITEAATKVTPETPGEEGSRLSPLSSVAAADRFVEQVQDTVSQGATLLAGGKKYDGGGAYVEPVVLTDVQKGMRGYYEELFGPAVIVYKVSSEEEAVELANDTPFGLGAAVFSTDIKRAERVGDQIDSGMVFLNAPEGTREYLPFGGVKRSGVGRELGPLAMDEFVNKQLVYKQD; encoded by the coding sequence ATGACCACCATGTATCGCGTGACCAACCCGGCGACCGGCGAAGTCGCCGAAGAATTCCCCACCGCCACCGATTCCGAGATCCTCGCGGCCCTCGACCGTTCGTCGAACGCCTTCACCGAGTGGAGCCAGACGCCCATTGCCGAACGCGCCAAGCTGCTGACCCGCGTCTCCGAGATCTACACCGAACGCGCCGAGGAGCTCGCCGAAGCCATCCAGCTCGAAATGGGCAAGTCCGTGCCCGAAGGCAAGGGCGAAGTCCAGCTGAGCTCGATGATCTACAAGTACTTCGCCGACAACGCCGAAGCGTTCATGGCCGATGAGCCCCTGCGCGGACCCAAGGACGCCACCGCCATGATCCGCCGCAAGCCCGTCGGTTCGCTGCTGGGCATCATGCCGTGGAACTTCCCCTACTACCAGGTCGCCCGCTTCGCCGCGCCGAACCTGGCACTGGGCAACACGATCCTGCTCAAGCACGCTCCCCAGTGCCCCCGCTCGGCGAAGCTCATGGAGGAGATCTTCATCAACGCCGGCCTGCCCAAGGACGCGTACATCAACATCTACGCGAGCAACGAGCAGGTCGCCGACATCATCCTGCCCGACCCCCGCAACCACGGTGTGTCCCTGACCGGCTCGGAACGTGCCGGTGCCGCCGTCGCCGCTGAGGCCGGCAAGAACCTCAAGAAGGTCGTGCTCGAGCTCGGGGGATCCGACCCGTACATCCTGCTCGACACCGACGATGTCCAGAAGTCCGCGAAGACCTTCTTCAACACCCGCATGGGCAACACCGGCCAGGCCTGCAACTCGCCCAAGCGGATGATCGTCATGGATGACCTCTATGACGACTTCGTCGCCTCCATCACCGAGGCGGCCACGAAGGTCACCCCGGAGACGCCGGGTGAGGAAGGCTCCCGCCTGTCCCCGCTGTCCTCGGTGGCTGCGGCCGATCGCTTCGTCGAGCAGGTCCAGGACACCGTCAGCCAGGGTGCGACCCTGCTCGCCGGCGGCAAGAAGTACGACGGCGGCGGAGCCTATGTCGAACCCGTCGTCCTCACCGATGTGCAGAAGGGCATGCGCGGCTACTACGAAGAGCTCTTCGGTCCCGCCGTTATCGTCTACAAGGTCAGCAGCGAAGAAGAAGCCGTCGAGCTCGCCAACGACACTCCGTTCGGCCTCGGCGCTGCCGTGTTCTCCACCGATATCAAGCGGGCCGAGCGGGTCGGTGACCAGATCGATTCGGGCATGGTCTTCCTCAACGCTCCCGAAGGCACCCGCGAATACCTGCCCTTCGGCGGAGTCAAGCGCTCCGGCGTCGGCCGTGAGCTCGGACCGTTGGCGATGGACGAATTCGTCAACAAGCAGCTCGTGTACAAACAGGACTGA
- the aztD gene encoding zinc metallochaperone AztD, giving the protein MMKRHMLGSAVVASALLLTGCQAADEATDYDAVGKDEKSAAADDTDAKGHAQELAAAQPRIVTTYDGGIVTLDATTLDVIADTKIEGFNRLNPVGDGRHLVVSVADGFRLFDAGVWTQPHGDHTHSYAADPELTDTVFDTELPGHVVHHGESTVLFGDGDGKIQTFDTEDFADGDPKPQVAEADEPHHGVAVKLADESMLHTIGTEDERVGAKVVDKAGKETARSEDCPGVHGEAAAKDDVIALGCEDGILLFKDGTFEKIDAPDSFGRIGNQSGHEDSQYILGDYKVEKDVELERPERVSVTDTKTNELSLVDLGASYSFRSLGRGPEGEGVVLTTDGKLKIIDPKTASVTEEYPVIDEWEEPVEWQEARPTLFVQDEVAYVSEPDKKKIHIVDLESGEVMAETTLPHAPNELTGVAG; this is encoded by the coding sequence ATGATGAAACGACACATGCTCGGATCGGCGGTGGTCGCCTCGGCGCTGCTGCTCACCGGCTGCCAGGCGGCCGACGAGGCCACGGACTATGACGCGGTCGGAAAGGATGAGAAGTCCGCTGCCGCCGACGACACCGATGCGAAAGGGCACGCCCAGGAGCTCGCCGCCGCGCAGCCGCGGATCGTGACCACCTACGACGGCGGCATCGTCACCCTCGACGCCACGACCCTTGACGTCATCGCCGATACGAAGATCGAGGGCTTCAACCGGCTCAATCCCGTCGGTGACGGCCGCCACCTCGTGGTCTCCGTGGCCGATGGCTTCCGCCTCTTCGACGCCGGAGTCTGGACTCAGCCACATGGCGACCACACTCACAGCTACGCCGCCGATCCGGAGCTGACGGACACCGTCTTCGACACCGAACTGCCCGGTCACGTCGTCCACCACGGGGAGTCCACCGTGCTCTTCGGTGACGGTGACGGCAAGATCCAGACCTTCGACACAGAAGACTTCGCTGACGGAGACCCGAAGCCCCAGGTCGCTGAAGCCGATGAACCCCACCACGGAGTCGCCGTGAAGCTCGCCGATGAATCGATGCTGCACACGATCGGCACCGAGGATGAGCGCGTGGGAGCGAAGGTCGTCGACAAGGCGGGCAAAGAGACCGCGCGCAGCGAGGACTGCCCCGGCGTCCACGGGGAAGCAGCCGCGAAGGACGACGTCATCGCTCTCGGCTGCGAAGACGGGATCCTGCTGTTCAAGGACGGGACGTTCGAGAAGATCGATGCACCGGATTCCTTCGGCCGCATCGGCAACCAGTCCGGACACGAGGACTCGCAGTACATCCTCGGCGATTACAAGGTCGAGAAGGATGTCGAACTCGAACGCCCCGAGCGCGTGAGCGTGACTGACACGAAGACGAACGAGCTCTCACTGGTCGACCTCGGCGCCTCCTACAGCTTCCGCTCGCTGGGACGCGGTCCGGAAGGGGAGGGCGTCGTGCTCACTACGGATGGGAAGCTGAAGATCATCGACCCCAAGACCGCCTCGGTGACGGAGGAATACCCGGTCATCGACGAATGGGAAGAGCCCGTCGAATGGCAGGAGGCCCGGCCGACGCTCTTCGTCCAGGACGAGGTCGCCTATGTCAGCGAACCGGACAAGAAGAAGATCCACATCGTCGACCTCGAATCCGGTGAAGTGATGGCCGAAACCACGCTGCCGCACGCTCCGAACGAACTCACCGGCGTCGCCGGCTAA
- a CDS encoding nuclear transport factor 2 family protein: MPSVNELVKRYYTTVDAGDADATSALFAADASYDRPGYPTMVGQQITDFYHGERVIESGAHSLQEILIDGDRASSRGVFNGRLKDGTETSVGFADFFLFDSEGLIAERTTYFYQAAV, encoded by the coding sequence ATGCCCAGTGTGAATGAACTTGTGAAGCGCTACTACACTACCGTCGATGCCGGAGATGCGGACGCCACTTCGGCGCTGTTCGCCGCCGACGCCAGCTATGATCGCCCCGGATATCCGACGATGGTCGGCCAGCAGATCACTGATTTCTACCATGGCGAGCGCGTCATCGAATCCGGTGCGCATTCGCTGCAGGAGATCCTCATCGACGGTGACCGTGCCTCGAGCCGCGGAGTCTTCAACGGTCGGCTCAAAGACGGCACGGAGACCTCCGTGGGCTTCGCCGACTTCTTCCTCTTCGACAGCGAGGGCCTCATCGCCGAACGCACCACGTACTTCTACCAGGCAGCAGTCTGA
- a CDS encoding 3-hydroxyacyl-CoA dehydrogenase NAD-binding domain-containing protein has product MSSTVAVIGAGTIGRSFAFLFARSGYTVRVFDPRSDLAEVVAGLQADVTADASARNELGSQVGAVEVADTVEAAVDGVVFVQESGPEDAEAKPKLFAQFAEAAPTEAVFATSSSTIPASLIATALEPEAAARVIVGHPFNPPHLMPLVEVVPSPQTSGQTVEATVEFYRSCGREPVVLGREIRGFVGNRLQNALMKEAISLVQNGIVTVDQLDTVMKNSLGLRWAAIGQFEGMHFGGGEAGIRGFMDHIGPAFAAIEDLPVDLDPAGMEDVFEQVEEAYGPTPTPQAAAARDRIQKAVLEARGQGR; this is encoded by the coding sequence ATGAGCTCAACAGTCGCCGTCATCGGCGCCGGAACCATTGGCCGATCGTTCGCCTTCCTCTTCGCCCGCAGCGGGTACACGGTGCGGGTCTTCGACCCGCGTTCCGACCTCGCCGAGGTGGTCGCCGGCTTGCAGGCCGACGTCACCGCTGATGCGTCCGCCCGGAACGAGCTGGGCTCGCAGGTCGGCGCCGTCGAGGTCGCCGACACCGTCGAGGCCGCAGTGGACGGCGTCGTCTTCGTCCAGGAATCCGGTCCCGAAGACGCGGAAGCGAAGCCGAAGCTGTTCGCCCAGTTCGCCGAGGCGGCTCCGACCGAAGCCGTGTTCGCCACCTCGTCGTCGACGATCCCGGCCTCGTTGATCGCGACCGCGTTGGAGCCGGAGGCGGCTGCCCGTGTCATCGTCGGCCACCCGTTCAACCCGCCCCACCTTATGCCGCTAGTCGAGGTTGTGCCCTCACCGCAGACATCGGGGCAGACAGTGGAGGCCACGGTCGAGTTCTATCGCAGCTGCGGGCGCGAACCGGTGGTGCTGGGGCGCGAGATCCGCGGATTCGTCGGCAACCGGCTGCAGAACGCACTGATGAAAGAAGCGATCTCACTCGTCCAGAACGGAATCGTCACGGTCGACCAGCTCGACACGGTGATGAAGAATTCTCTGGGCCTGCGGTGGGCGGCCATCGGCCAGTTCGAAGGCATGCACTTCGGTGGGGGTGAGGCCGGGATCCGCGGGTTCATGGACCATATCGGTCCGGCCTTCGCCGCCATCGAGGACCTGCCGGTCGATCTCGATCCCGCAGGCATGGAAGACGTCTTCGAACAGGTCGAAGAAGCTTATGGCCCGACCCCGACTCCACAGGCAGCGGCCGCCCGCGATCGGATCCAGAAGGCGGTGCTCGAGGCCCGCGGTCAGGGGCGCTGA
- the chrA gene encoding chromate efflux transporter — protein sequence MISDAAAPLKPRRTPLAEVTGAFLRLGLTSFGGPVAHLGYFRNAFVDQRKWLDDREYADLVALCQMLPGPASSQVGMGLGMRRAGLPGLFAAWVTFTLPSAIVLTLFALGLSAIGSVGDAGWLLGLKAAAVAVVAGAVKSMAQSLTPDPTRASIAGLALILLLIVPGSLVPTAVVQVAAIVLGAVAGLLWLRPKPSPAGQAAAEVSTAQSEPAPTEPSADAAHTGSSAPAAVPSTATAKLGSRASRRLGVSALIAFIVLLLGLPTLAAATGDATIRLIDIFYRAGALVFGGGHVVLPLLEAELVPTGLVDHDTFLAGYGAAQAVPGPLFTFAAFLGASMTTGPTGILGAGIALLAIFLPAGLLVVGILPFWERLRAWEPATAALTGVNAAVVGLLGAALYDPVFAEGITSPATLALAVAAFIAGTIWEVPAWATVIGAGVLGWLLL from the coding sequence ATGATCAGTGATGCGGCGGCCCCTCTCAAGCCCCGTCGGACACCTTTGGCCGAGGTCACCGGTGCCTTCCTGCGGCTGGGTCTGACGTCGTTCGGCGGCCCCGTCGCCCACCTCGGGTATTTCCGCAATGCCTTCGTCGATCAGCGGAAATGGCTCGATGACCGCGAATACGCCGACCTCGTGGCCTTGTGCCAGATGCTGCCCGGACCGGCCTCGAGCCAGGTCGGAATGGGGCTCGGCATGCGGCGTGCCGGCCTGCCTGGGCTCTTTGCCGCGTGGGTGACGTTCACCCTGCCGTCGGCGATTGTGCTCACTCTCTTCGCGCTGGGTCTCTCTGCCATCGGCAGCGTCGGAGACGCCGGATGGCTGCTCGGACTGAAGGCCGCCGCGGTCGCTGTCGTCGCCGGTGCGGTGAAGTCGATGGCGCAGTCGCTCACCCCCGACCCGACGCGAGCGAGCATCGCCGGTCTCGCGCTCATCCTCCTGCTCATCGTTCCTGGTTCGCTCGTTCCCACCGCGGTGGTGCAGGTGGCGGCGATCGTCCTCGGCGCGGTCGCCGGGCTTCTGTGGCTGCGCCCCAAACCCTCCCCCGCCGGGCAGGCCGCCGCCGAAGTCTCGACCGCGCAGTCCGAGCCCGCTCCTACAGAGCCCAGCGCCGATGCCGCCCATACCGGGTCGAGCGCTCCGGCGGCCGTTCCCTCCACCGCGACCGCCAAGCTGGGCTCGCGCGCTTCGCGCCGACTCGGCGTGAGCGCGCTCATCGCCTTCATCGTCCTGCTTCTCGGTCTGCCGACGCTGGCCGCGGCGACCGGGGATGCGACCATTCGCCTCATCGATATCTTCTATCGGGCAGGGGCCCTGGTCTTCGGCGGCGGTCATGTCGTTCTGCCCCTGCTCGAGGCCGAACTCGTCCCCACAGGGCTCGTCGACCATGACACGTTCCTCGCCGGCTACGGAGCCGCTCAGGCAGTGCCCGGTCCGCTGTTCACCTTCGCGGCGTTCCTCGGAGCGTCGATGACGACGGGACCGACCGGCATCCTCGGTGCCGGCATCGCACTGCTCGCGATCTTCCTGCCGGCGGGCCTTCTCGTGGTGGGCATTCTGCCGTTCTGGGAACGGCTGCGGGCCTGGGAACCGGCGACGGCGGCACTGACCGGAGTCAATGCCGCCGTTGTGGGGCTGCTGGGGGCCGCGCTCTACGATCCAGTGTTCGCCGAGGGGATCACCTCACCGGCGACCTTGGCGCTGGCGGTCGCCGCCTTCATCGCCGGGACCATTTGGGAGGTCCCGGCGTGGGCGACGGTGATCGGCGCCGGGGTGCTCGGCTGGCTGCTGCTGTGA